A genomic window from Verrucomicrobiia bacterium includes:
- the proB gene encoding glutamate 5-kinase produces MRKPWFQNARRVVVKLGTGVLTDPGKRLDPVQITQLVAQLAGLRSRGCEVLLVTSGAVGAGMGVMGYSRRPGAIHELQACAAVGQSRLMAWYESLFRHYDLGVAQVLLTHDDLADHTRHLNARNTLITLLRRGILPIVNENDAVSITELKFGDNDRLSALVASLMSADLLVLLTTVAGLIEDFGHPGARVLPVVTQIDDTIVRMASGTNSVTAVGGMTTKIQAARIATRSGIPMVIASGRQFDVLSRILDGAEEGTLFLPSSPRLPARKRWIAFFERPRGTVFVDDGARRALIENGRSLLGPGVTRAEGVFEAGDVVSIAGNDGREFARGLIRTASTDRTPAARSEWVHRNDLVLL; encoded by the coding sequence GTGCGCAAGCCATGGTTCCAAAACGCCCGAAGGGTCGTGGTCAAACTCGGCACCGGGGTCCTCACCGATCCTGGCAAGCGCCTCGATCCCGTCCAGATCACCCAACTGGTCGCCCAACTGGCCGGACTGCGCTCCCGTGGCTGTGAGGTCCTTCTGGTCACTTCGGGCGCCGTCGGGGCCGGCATGGGCGTGATGGGTTACAGCCGTCGCCCCGGCGCCATTCACGAGCTGCAGGCTTGTGCCGCGGTCGGCCAGTCCCGCCTGATGGCCTGGTACGAATCCCTGTTCCGTCATTACGATCTCGGGGTCGCCCAGGTGCTCTTGACCCATGACGACCTTGCCGATCACACGCGCCACCTGAACGCGAGAAACACGCTGATCACCCTCCTGCGTCGCGGTATTCTACCCATCGTTAACGAGAATGACGCCGTTTCGATAACCGAGTTGAAATTTGGCGACAACGATCGGCTATCGGCGCTGGTCGCCAGTTTGATGTCCGCAGACCTTCTGGTGCTGCTCACCACCGTGGCCGGGTTGATCGAGGACTTTGGACACCCCGGCGCCCGGGTGCTGCCGGTCGTCACGCAGATTGACGACACCATCGTCCGGATGGCCTCCGGGACCAACAGTGTCACCGCGGTGGGAGGTATGACCACCAAGATCCAGGCCGCGCGCATCGCCACCCGCTCCGGAATTCCCATGGTGATCGCTTCGGGCCGCCAGTTTGACGTCCTGAGCCGCATTTTGGACGGCGCGGAGGAGGGCACCCTGTTCCTGCCGTCCAGCCCCCGCCTGCCCGCCCGGAAACGGTGGATCGCGTTTTTCGAGCGGCCAAGGGGCACCGTTTTTGTGGACGATGGCGCTCGCCGGGCCTTGATCGAGAATGGACGCAGTCTGCTGGGGCCCGGGGTCACCCGCGCGGAGGGTGTCTTCGAGGCGGGCGACGTGGTCAGCATCGCCGGCAACGACGGTCGCGAATTCGCCCGCGGGCTCATTCGCACGGCCTCGACCGACCGGACCCCCGCCGCCCGCTCCGAGTGGGTCCACCGCAACGACCTGGTGCTTCTATGA
- a CDS encoding aminopeptidase, protein MADPRYARLADVLVNYSCALQKGDRILLDLIDVPDEIGVALIRAARAVGAIPIAEVRHSRLIRETVRDTGPLHAKLVRDIELSRMRRMQAYIAVRGTHNAAESSDVPGDRLRLYSKTLRPVLNHRVNQTRWCVLRWPTPSMAQAANMSTEAFEDFYFEVCTMDYRRMSRAMAPLTRRMQRADQVAIKGPGTDLRFSIKGIGAKPCEGTRNIPDGEVFSCPVRRSVEGSIQFNTPTLYAGTRFENIRLEFRSGRIVRATGSEAKRLNEILDTDAGARYIGEFSLGFNPYIMNPMCDILFDEKIAGSLHLTPGQAYEDCDNGNRSAVHWDMVLIQRPEWGGGEVWFDDELIRKDGRFLPKDLLGLNPENLRQ, encoded by the coding sequence ATGGCTGACCCTCGATACGCCCGGCTTGCCGATGTGCTCGTCAACTACTCGTGCGCCCTTCAGAAGGGGGATCGAATCCTCCTCGACCTGATTGACGTGCCGGATGAAATCGGGGTGGCCTTGATCCGGGCCGCCCGAGCCGTCGGGGCGATTCCCATCGCCGAGGTGCGGCATTCCCGGCTCATTCGTGAAACGGTGCGGGACACCGGACCGCTGCATGCAAAACTCGTCCGGGACATCGAACTGTCGCGGATGCGCCGGATGCAGGCCTACATTGCCGTTCGGGGCACGCACAATGCCGCCGAATCCAGTGATGTGCCCGGAGACCGGTTGCGGTTGTATTCCAAAACGCTGCGTCCCGTCTTGAACCACAGGGTCAACCAGACCCGGTGGTGCGTCCTGCGATGGCCCACGCCCTCAATGGCCCAGGCGGCCAACATGAGCACCGAGGCCTTCGAGGATTTCTATTTCGAGGTGTGCACCATGGACTACCGGCGGATGTCCCGGGCCATGGCCCCGCTGACCCGGCGGATGCAGCGTGCCGACCAGGTGGCCATCAAGGGACCGGGCACCGACCTTCGCTTCAGCATCAAGGGCATCGGCGCCAAACCCTGCGAGGGCACCCGGAACATCCCGGATGGTGAAGTCTTTTCCTGCCCCGTCCGCCGGTCCGTCGAGGGGTCCATCCAGTTCAATACGCCCACCCTCTATGCCGGCACACGCTTCGAGAACATCCGGCTGGAGTTCCGCAGCGGCCGGATCGTCCGGGCCACGGGCTCCGAGGCGAAGCGCCTCAATGAGATTCTCGATACGGACGCCGGGGCCCGGTACATCGGAGAATTCAGCCTCGGTTTCAATCCGTACATCATGAACCCGATGTGTGACATCCTCTTCGACGAGAAGATCGCCGGATCCCTGCACCTGACTCCGGGCCAGGCCTACGAGGACTGCGACAACGGAAACCGGTCGGCGGTCCACTGGGACATGGTCCTCATCCAGCGACCCGAATGGGGCGGCGGGGAGGTCTGGTTCGACGACGAGCTGATCCGCAAGGACGGGCGCTTCCTGCCCAAGGATCTTCTGGGTCTCAATCCCGAGAACCTCCGGCAGTAG
- a CDS encoding MazG family protein, with amino-acid sequence MTPRNPISTPEPTRPQKPRPPRGSLPPLRQLLEIMAILRGPGGCPWDQKQDHRSLRWHAVEEVHELLDAIECGDDADLAEELGDLLLQVVFHAQLGRERRSFDFDSICRGLVTKLVRRHPHVFGETQARDVDQVWANWERIKQAEKAGSPGERTSQLDGIPRHLPGLMRAQQLLRKAVRAGLMDAPDRRLPTASRTEIAAELFRLAAECQSRGWSAEELLRAEIRRRERGFRQAETVRDRTGISPTGPHAIGKPVPRRRKRSTLPRVQHG; translated from the coding sequence ATGACCCCACGCAACCCCATTTCCACCCCGGAGCCAACCCGCCCGCAGAAGCCAAGACCCCCGCGCGGGTCGCTGCCCCCGCTCCGGCAACTGCTGGAAATCATGGCCATTCTTCGTGGGCCTGGGGGATGCCCCTGGGACCAGAAGCAGGACCACCGGTCCCTCCGCTGGCACGCCGTGGAAGAGGTCCATGAGTTGCTCGACGCCATCGAGTGCGGCGATGACGCCGACCTCGCGGAGGAACTGGGAGACCTCCTCCTCCAGGTCGTCTTTCACGCACAGCTGGGTCGTGAGCGGCGTTCCTTCGACTTCGACAGCATCTGTCGCGGGCTGGTCACGAAGCTCGTGCGCAGGCACCCCCACGTGTTCGGCGAGACCCAGGCCCGGGACGTGGACCAGGTCTGGGCGAACTGGGAACGCATCAAGCAGGCGGAGAAGGCGGGATCTCCCGGGGAGCGAACGTCCCAATTGGATGGGATTCCAAGGCATCTCCCCGGACTGATGCGTGCCCAGCAGCTGCTGAGGAAGGCGGTCAGGGCCGGACTGATGGACGCTCCGGACCGGAGACTTCCCACAGCCTCCCGAACCGAAATTGCCGCCGAACTTTTTCGCCTGGCGGCCGAATGTCAGTCCCGGGGCTGGTCCGCCGAGGAATTGCTCCGGGCCGAGATCCGGCGCCGTGAGCGTGGTTTCCGCCAGGCCGAAACGGTTCGGGACCGTACCGGGATCTCCCCGACGGGCCCGCACGCAATTGGAAAACCAGTTCCCCGACGCCGGAAGCGCTCTACTCTCCCGCGCGTACAACATGGCTGA
- a CDS encoding PQQ-binding-like beta-propeller repeat protein has translation MTTRWRVLVPWLLATGLLGAADWTQFRGPNGDGVASGARVPERLDPQSILWTAPLPGRGLSSPLIIGDRIFVTATSGAKQDRLHVLCFNLADGSLRWERQFWATGRTMTHEKISGATPSPASDGRRIYALFSSNDCVALDLDGRLVWYRGLGRDYPNASNSLGMSSSLVVTDGVVITQVENDAESFTAGLDAVTGVNRWKLDRPKRSNWTSPVLITDPEGRIRVALQSFQGVTLVDPKTGTTVASYAEGASTVPSSTVSGGRLYVPSQGLTVLELAPDGTAFRQVWRSGQLRPGTPSPVVLDGRVFTLNDGGILTCADATDGRRLWQLRLQGPFSATPVAAGGRLYCVNENGVVQVVDPARVSDPEAPEAAQIGTLDLGQSIIGTPSIAADSLWVRSDGRLWRIGSPSAL, from the coding sequence ATGACTACGCGGTGGCGGGTGCTGGTTCCATGGTTGCTGGCCACCGGGCTGCTCGGAGCGGCAGACTGGACTCAGTTTCGGGGGCCGAACGGAGATGGGGTTGCCTCGGGTGCCCGGGTGCCCGAGCGGCTGGATCCGCAGTCCATCCTGTGGACGGCGCCGCTGCCCGGGCGGGGTCTTTCTTCACCACTGATCATCGGTGACCGGATTTTCGTGACGGCCACCAGCGGTGCGAAGCAGGACCGCCTGCATGTGTTGTGTTTCAACCTGGCGGACGGCTCCCTGCGTTGGGAGCGCCAGTTCTGGGCCACCGGGCGGACGATGACCCACGAAAAGATCAGCGGCGCCACGCCATCACCCGCGAGTGACGGGAGGAGAATCTACGCGCTGTTCTCGTCCAACGATTGCGTGGCCCTCGACCTCGACGGCCGGCTGGTCTGGTACCGGGGACTGGGTCGTGACTACCCCAATGCCAGCAATTCGCTGGGCATGTCGTCGTCACTGGTGGTCACCGACGGCGTCGTGATCACCCAGGTGGAGAACGACGCCGAGTCGTTCACCGCGGGTCTGGATGCAGTCACCGGGGTCAACCGCTGGAAACTGGATCGCCCCAAACGGTCCAATTGGACCTCACCCGTTTTGATCACGGACCCGGAAGGACGCATCCGGGTCGCCCTCCAGTCCTTTCAGGGAGTGACCTTGGTGGATCCCAAGACCGGAACCACGGTGGCCAGCTACGCCGAAGGGGCCTCCACGGTACCGTCGTCCACGGTGAGCGGCGGACGTCTGTACGTGCCTTCCCAGGGGCTGACCGTGCTTGAGCTGGCCCCCGACGGAACCGCGTTCCGACAGGTGTGGCGGTCCGGACAACTGCGTCCGGGAACGCCCAGCCCCGTGGTGCTGGACGGTCGCGTGTTCACGCTGAACGACGGTGGCATTTTGACCTGTGCTGACGCGACCGATGGGCGCCGGCTCTGGCAGTTGCGGCTTCAGGGCCCTTTCAGCGCGACCCCCGTGGCAGCCGGCGGCCGGCTCTATTGCGTCAACGAAAACGGTGTGGTCCAAGTGGTGGATCCCGCCCGGGTCTCGGACCCCGAAGCGCCCGAGGCCGCCCAGATCGGGACCTTGGACCTCGGGCAGTCGATTATTGGAACACCATCCATCGCGGCGGACTCTCTCTGGGTGCGCAGTGATGGGCGGCTGTGGCGCATTGGGAGCCCGTCGGCCCTCTGA